The DNA region atcaccaatcagccagagctgagcggagctgtctccctctctttccagagcactgctcagctctggtttatggtggtgtgggtgatagacagacctggggcctcagagcttcaggcatggagtCTTTCTTCCGTCACCACGgtgctatccccccccccccactccattcCTGAGCATtacattaaataataaaagtaaacagagataataaaagtgatggtggtggtgactgGTGGCGACATAGATTGCCCACCCCAAGGCACCGGCTCCACTACGGCCTCACCGCCAAATTCCTTGGGAACCGACCCCACGCAGGCCCTCACACCGGGCCCTATACCTGGAGCTCCGGCCCCGCCCACTTATGTCTAGTCCCGCCCACACGCGGCCCATTGGATAAACTGACACTGCCCATCAAGACATAGCGACACCCACAATCCAAGTCGCGATGTAGCCCCGCCCACATGGTGACTGGCCCCGCCTTCGTGCAGTTCCCCTGGAGCTTGGCCACGCCCACCCAGAGATAACCCCGCCCACAGACCATTCCCACCCCGTGGCTGGTCCCACCCACCGAGCGCAAGACACGCCCACCCGGTGACTGCCCTCGCAATTCCATTGGGTGTTGGTCACGCCCACCTAGGCAAACCTCACCCATGTGCCCGGCCCGCCAATACCTGGGCACACCCACCTGATGCCGGTCCCCGCCCCTTCCCCAGCTCTTCCCAGATGGGGCGGACGTGTGTCGCTGGGctctgggtcctgccctgccCATGGCGCCTCCTGGCTCCCAGCGCTGCCTCAATATCTCCACCAGCGCCCAGGACAGCACCCTCCTCCGGGTCTCCCGCCGTGCCCGGGCCTGGATCCCCGACGGGGCAGGCAGCGCGAGCGGCAGTGGCAGCGGCGGCGGCCCCTAAGGGCGGATCTGGGCCTGGAGAGTTGGTGACCCCCTTCCTTGGCACCCAGGCCACCACCCCGCTCGGGCCACTGTCACCACCGCAATGCAGAGCTCGGTCCCTCTGAAGCTTCTAGTCTCTACCCTGCCTTTCTCTTAGACCCCCCTCTCAGGGGACTAAAGCGAAACCCCGCCcccgtgtacacacacacacacacacacagacacacacacagacacacactgatttTCTGCTCCCCACGTTGAATAAAACCATTGGCTACAGAGTACAAGGTGTGGCTGCTTCTTGATGGGGAGGGGTGGTGAGGTGGGAATCATGGTGCGAAGgagacagatgtctctctttgagtttttatttatttaaatttttatttattcattttctcttttgttgcccttgttgtctttttattgttgttgtagttattgatgtcatcattgttggataagacagagagacatggagagaggcggggaagacagagagggggagagaaagacagacacctgcagacctgcttcaccgcctgggaagcgactcgcctgcaggtggggagcttcggGATCCTTAGGACGgtgcttgcgcttagtgccacatgtacttaaacCGCtccgctacctcccgactcccaatttttatttattttttactatctttattgattggatagagacagtcggaaatcgggaggggagggagagagagggaaagagacagacacctggagcctggcttcacccctgcaggtgaggaccagaggcttggaaCGCCTGCccctagccatttttttctttttccaagatgtccttattttaatgagacagagagatacaaagagaaattccAGAGCCCTTCTCAACtcgggctgatggtggtgctgaaaattgaatctgggaccttggagcttcaggcaggagagtctcaaAAACCAATGAGCTCTCTCCCCAGTCCAAATAagtcataagatttttttttctgatttatttcattttaacgagagaccagagccctgctcagctgtggttcatGGTGGCACCAggcattgaacttaggacctcagagccttaggtaggAGTCTTTATTttgtgctgttgttgttttgtttttattatatttatttattctcttttgttgcccctgttgtttttattgttgttgtagttattactgttgtcgtcattgttggattggacagaaatggagggaggaggggaagatagagagggggagagaaagacacctgcagacctgcttcactgcctgggaagcgactcccctgcaggtggggagccaggggctcgaggtAGGAGTCTTTGTTTGCAGCTAAGAAGGTGGGGAAGCAGACcaggctttggactcttaagcatgaggttctgagttcaagtcctggcattgcacgtgccagagtgatgctttggttctttctcgctccctcaCTTAGAAAAGAGTAtatcgggcaggggtagatagcataatggttatgcaaagagactctcatgcctgagactccaaagtcccaggtcaatcccctgtaccaccataagccagagttgagcagtgctctggttaaaaaaaaaaaaagggtatatCTTGGGCTCTTGGGTGGGGGGACACAGCATGATGCTTCTGCGAAAAGACTCTCCTGGtctggcagtaatgcagtgggttaagtgcatatggcgccaagcgcaaggactggcctaacgatcctggtttgagcccccagctccccagctgtaggggggtCCTTTCatgagcgctgaagcaggtctgtcgctgtctgtctttctctccccctttctgtcttcccctcctccatttctctgtcctatccaacaacaacaacatcaataacaacaataattacaacaacaaaaataaaaaaaaaaaaaacagcaagggcaacaaaaaggggaaaaaatagcctccaggagcagtggatttgtggtgcaggcaccgagcccagcaataaccctggaggcaaataataataataataaataaataagaacatctctttcaaatatttattagcgagggagagaaaagcagagactgCCTCTGGCATGTGCGATGCCAGACACCGAACCCTGGACCGTGAGCCTCCAATGCTGATCTACTGCACCACTTAACCAGCCACTATCTGAAATCTTTATTATATCttattttgttttgccttcagtgttatcactggagctcagtgcctgcaatatcaatccactgctcctggaggccatttttcccattttgttgctcttgttattgtcacttttgttgttatagctgttgctgttgttggacaggacagagagaaatggagagaggagggtaagacagagagggggagagaaagacagacacctgcagacctgcttcaccgcttgtgaagcgactcccctgcagatgaggagccgggggctcgaactgggatctttatgccggtccttgcgctttgcgccacgtgtgcttagcctgctgcgctacagcccaactccctctctctccctttctatctcccccttctctctcaaattctctctgtcctatccaataaaatggggggggggaatggcctcgaggaggagcagtagattcacaaggccggcactgagccccagcaataaccctgaaggcaaaaaactaaaagaaaaaaaagtaaaaaatcagGAGCCGGCAAAACGGCTCATTAGGAACTAGGGTTCAAGCCTATGGACTCtttcactgtctgtctgtctgtctctatctatctcaatCTGaataagtcagcctggagcagtacaGCCCTGGCAACAACCAGGCCAAAattagaaaaaggaaggaaggaaggaaggaaggacggaaggaaggaaggggaaaaaaaaggagtcaggcagtagcacagtaggttaagtgcacaaggcacaaagcacaaggaccggtgtaaggatcctggttcgagcccctgggctccccatctgcaggggggtcatttcacaaatggtgaagcaggtctgcaggtgtctttctctccccctctgtcttcccctcctctctctatttctctctgtcctatccaacaatgatatctacaacaatactaataaccacaGCAAAGATAAaactcaagggcaacaaaaggggaaaaaaaatagcctccaggagcagtggaattaagcctggagggaaaaaaaaaaaaaacacctttccttGGTATTGTCATGGGCTtcttgaaacaaacaaaagacttgGTTTTCCTTAAAGGACTTTAATCTCAtcaggaggggaggagggcacTAGAGCGAGGAGGCAGGCTCCAGGCCGCGCTCCAGGAAGAAGCGGTGGGCCAGGCGGGGCCGGGCGCAGGGGCTCTGGCTGAAATAGGATGTGATGCTCCTGGCTCCCTCCTGTTCCTCCACAGAGTCCTCCCTGGGAGGAGGTGATGGTAGAAGGTGAGGGGGGTCCTTCCTTTCTCCCAGGGCCAGGGACTCCCCTGAATCCCACCCAGGGGGGATGGAGAGGGGGCTGTGAAGAGGGAAGTCACCCACCACACCACGTCCTGGGCCTCTTTCTCCAGGATGCTCTGTGCCGTCCGCCAGCTGAAACGCACGAACTGGGGGAAGCCGAAGACAGGCTCCACCTGCTTCCTGAGCCACTCCTTCGTCTTGGGGTCTGGTGCGGAGTTAGGGATCGGCGGGTTAGGGTGAggggccccaccaccaccacttcccaGGTCCCTGCCAAGCCAGCCCTGCCCATCCGCAGCTAAGGTCCTCTGGCAGGCTGCTGAGGAGAATTCCTACCCCAGGACCTTTGCACCTGCTGCCTGTCCACCACCTGCAACTCCACCCCTGCTTCATAAGTGCCTGTGGGGGGTAGATGATTCCCACCTCTCCAGGGCCACCAGGCCAGGCCACCATCGCCACCACGTGGCTTCCAGGGAGGGAGCAAGGCGCTGACTGCCACACTTCCTTGCAGGAAGTTAGTGTGTCTACAGCCCAGGTCTGTCTTCTCCATTTATTCTTTTCACCTGAGCCCTGTGGAGCTCTGggtactggtggtgctggggattgaacctgggacctcagagcctcaggcaggagggtctttgtactatttcatttatgtatttgatggAAGAGATAGATGATAAGTAGGTAgttagatagatgagagagagacagagaacacccagagccctgccgagacctggctggtggtggtgctggggattgaacacagaaCCTCAGAGCCCCTGGCAGGAGAATCTTTTTTCTTAGAGAGAGATGATGAtgaatgatagatacatagatagatagatagatagatagatagatagacagatagatagataggaaaaagagagagaggagagagagcagagccctgctcagctctggttgacggtagtgctggggatcgaaccagggacctcagaacctGAGGCAGGAGTCTTTTTgagccaattattattattattattattttacagtttgacttatttattaatgacaaagaggagggagggggagagagagagagaagcagagcattattctggtacaAGTGCAACCAGAGACCGAATTTACTGCTTTTACGAAGCAGTGGTGCACTCAATTatgcatacatagtacgaagcacaaggacccaggttcgagcccccggctctccacctgcgggggttggTGGggtggttacttcacaagcggtaaagcagggctgcaggcgtctctctgcctctctccctctttcgtctctatcaaataaacaaatcaataaacaaatcaatcaataaatgtgctattagaagaaagaaagggaagagagaaagggaagagaaaaaagaaaaaaaaaactctagaacttcaccccagcccagcccagcccagcccagcccagcccggcCCTGTTGCAGGCCACTGCCAGGGGGCGCCCCGGCACGCTCACCATTGGGGTACCCGGAGCCGTAGTCGACGTCCAGATGGTCCAGGTCCTCCAGGAACCGCCAGCTCTTCACTGCCTGGTCACGGGCCACCTGCAGGCGAGACGGGCACGCGGGGATCCCTCCGGATCGCTGGGGTGCGGAGGGTGCAGGGTGGGGTGCAGGTGGACGGGGCCCACTGACCTTGGCGCAGATGCTGGCGGCGCTGACCACCGGGTACAGGGCGTCCGCCTTGGCCTTGACCGTGATCTCCACGCCGGGGAAGCGCTGCTGCAGCCGCTGCTGGTAGGTGTCTGGGGGCCCCACGGTGTCCACAAACACCTGCCGGCGACAGGGCACCCCGGCTTCAGGGCCCAGCCTGGGCACTCTCTTCCCCACACCAGggtcctgctgagctctggctgctggtggtgctggggattgaacctgggacctcagagcctcaggtgggaGAGTCTTTATTGCAtctccccagcacacacacacacatttaagtatttatttaattttaatcaggagagagaccagagcccagctcagctcttgcttctggtggtgctggggattaaacctgggaactccGGTGCTTTAAGCTGGAGagtcttttttctgttttgttttcattgttgttgatgtcgtcgcatccatcgttgttgggtagggcagagagaaatggagagaggaggggaagacagagagggggagagaaagacagacacctgcagacctgcttcaccgcctggggagcgactcccctgcaggtggggagccgggggctcgaaccaggatccttacgccggtccttgcgctttgcaccaggtgcgcttaacctgctgcactaccgcccgactctctaagttttttttttaatattttatttacttactaatgagaaagataggaggagagaaaaagaaccagacatcactctggcacatttgctcctggggatcgaactccggacctcatacttgagagttcaaagccttatcactgtgccacttcccagaccacgcctaagtttttggtttgttttttttttaaagaaagatttatttacgtggtccgggaggtggtacagtggataaaacactggactttcaatcatgaggtcctgagttcaatccccggcagcacatgtaccagagtgatggctggttctttctctctctcctcctatctttctaaataaaatctttaaaaaataaagatggattTATTTACTAAATGGAGGGCCGGTTGGTgcagtacctggttgagtgcacatatccaatcccctggtccccacctggagggggaaagctttgcaagtggtgaagcagacttgcaggtgtctctctctctctctctatccccctcccctctcaatttctgaccatctctatctaataaagataatacaaaaaaaaaaaaaatggagagagagaagcagagcatagggccaggtggtggtgcacctgtttaaacacatacattgggagtcgggctgtagcgcagcgggttaagcgcaggtggcacaaagcacaaggaccagcagacggatcccggttcgggcccccggctccccacctgcaggggagtcgcttcccaggcggatgaaacaggtctgcaggtgtctgtctttctctccccctttctgtcttcccctcctctctccatttctctctgtcctatccaacaatgatgacatcaataacaacaacaataactacaacagtaaaacaacaagggcaacaaaagggaaaataaataaataaatatttttaaaaattaaaaactaaaaaaaaataaacacacacaatacagtgcacaagaatctgggttcaagtccccggtcccttcctgcaggaaaaaagcttctcgaatgatgaagcagggctgctggtatctctgtttcttttcctgtctccctcccttctcaaataagtgtctgtctctatcaaataaatacgaGGAAACAGAGCTCTTAGcacaaaaaaaaatgctgtgcGCTGAATTCAGGACGTCAGGCCTGCAAAACCAAGAGCTTCAGCCATTGTGCCCCTCCCTACCCACAtgtccccccccaacacacacacacacacatccacgtCAACACCCCTGGTTGGACAACAGGGATTCAAGGAGGGTCCCCCACAGCCGGCTCACCTGAGTAACATTCACACCTTGGTCTAAGGCGTGCTGGATCAGGCCGGCGGCCGTGTCATGAGACAGCGAATTCAAGTTATATTTCACCCTACGGTGTGAGGGGNNNNNNNNNNNNNNNNNNNNNNNNNNNNNNNNNNNNNNNNNNNNNNNNNNNNNNNNNNNNNNNNNNNNNNNNNNNNNNNNNNNNNNNNNNNNNNNNNNNNNNNNNNNNNNNNNNNNNNNNNNNNNNNNNNNNNNNNNNNNNNNNNNNNNNNNNNNNNNNNNNNNNNNNNNNNNNNNNNNNNNNNNNNNNNNNNNNNNNNNgtggggtctctcctctctcagcaccatcaacagcacccagggagccccatggagggtgggcagggctgtggggtctctcctctctcagcaccaggcacagcacccagggagcccatggagggtcagcagggctgtggggtctctcctctctcagcaccctgcacagcacccagggagccccatggagggtgagcagggctgtggggtctctcagcaccctgcacagcacccagggagcccatggagggtgggcagggctgtggggtctctcctctctcagcaccatggacagcacccagggagcccatggagggtgggcagggctgtggggtctctcctctctcagcaccctgcacagcacccagggagcccatggagggtgggcagggctgtggggtctctcctctctcagcaccctgcacatcacccagggagcccatggagggtgggcagggctgtgggggtctcacctctctcagcaccatgcacagcacccagggagccccatggagggtgggcagggctgtgggggtctctcctctctcagcaccatggacagcacccagggagcccatggagggtgggcagggctgtgggtctctcctctctcagcaccatgggcaGAATAAAGAAACTCCACCACCGTCATTGTTATAGggtttatctcttcctcttttttcccttccttttcttttttttcctttgttctttttttcaccagagttattgttgtgACCTTGTGCCTACACACGTACAGCATCCCCAGTAGCCATTTCTGATAGTGACGGCACGGGAtgggtggtggcgctcctggttgagcggacctgggttcgagcccctggtccccacctgcagggggaaagcttcacaagtggtgaagcagggctgcaggtgtctctctgtctctctccctctctagctccccttccctctccatttctggctgtctctatccaataaataaatacatagatttttttttaaagaatttatttacctattcatgagaaagatagtaggagagaaagaaccagacatcatatgtgctgccggggatcgaactcaggacctcatgcttgagaatccagtgctttatccactgcactacgtcctggaccacaagagtttgttttttgttttttttttaataattaaacaaataaaaaagtagaccaagtgtggtccgggaagtggtgcagtgactaaagccttggactcttaagcatgaggtcctgagtttgatccctggcagcacatgtaccagagtgagtctggttctttctctctctcctatctttctcatgaataaataaataaaatctttaaaaaaatttttttttaaaaaaagcagacgAAAAACGCTTTCCCTTGCCCAGGGGAAAGCATCCAGCGATGTGTCACAGGACCCTCAGGTTTGTCTTCTGTACCTGGGGATTTGGGgctgcctcccccacccaggCCTCACCGATGCCCCCGCCCCTGTCCCTGTGTTTTTTTCACAGTCTGCCCCGCGGGCTGGACACCGGGCACTGACACCATTAAACCCAACGTGGATGACAGCAAGGAATATTTCTCCAAACACAACTGAACCAGCAGAGAGACCCCCAATTTCTGCTCACTCTCTCTGCTCAGAAAACTCCCACAGCCTGGAATACTGGAGGGCTGGGCCAGGATGGGTGAGCTTGGC from Erinaceus europaeus chromosome 23, mEriEur2.1, whole genome shotgun sequence includes:
- the RNASEH2A gene encoding ribonuclease H2 subunit A; amino-acid sequence: SHRRVKYNLNSLSHDTAAGLIQHALDQGVNVTQVFVDTVGPPDTYQQRLQQRFPGVEITVKAKADALYPVVSAASICAKVARDQAVKSWRFLEDLDHLDVDYGSGYPNDPKTKEWLRKQVEPVFGFPQFVRFSWRTAQSILEKEAQDVVWEDSVEEQEGARSITSYFSQSPCARPRLAHRFFLERGLEPASSL